From Desulfuromonas soudanensis, the proteins below share one genomic window:
- a CDS encoding IS4 family transposase produces MNAGQTVFRQLLQFLPRHEFNLCARRYRGEYRAKSFTAFDQFLCLAYAQLSGRESLRDIETCLNSHREKLYHIGFRGAVSRSTLADANERRDWRIFQDFGQVLIGMAQQLYRDEPLAIELKQPLFAFDSTTIDLCLTLFPWAEFRTTKAAVKMHTLIDLRGIIPTFVAVTTGKVHDVKMLDEMPVTEEAIYTMDRGYVDFARLYAIHRQGAFFVVRAKDNLRYQRLYSLPKDKEAGVRADQVIALVTQKSKKGYPERLRRVSYVDKERNKRLVFLTNHFEIGATTVADIYKQRWQVELFFKWIKQHLRIKAFYGTSINAVKSQIWVALCIYLLVAIAKRQLSIKCTLYTFLQILEVNLFEKKPISSLVAEALKQIPDTQDYNQLNLFGY; encoded by the coding sequence ATGAACGCTGGCCAGACCGTTTTCAGACAGCTACTTCAGTTTCTCCCGCGTCACGAGTTCAACCTCTGTGCCCGACGGTATCGCGGCGAGTACCGGGCCAAAAGCTTTACTGCATTTGACCAGTTCCTGTGCCTGGCTTATGCCCAGCTATCGGGTCGCGAGAGCTTGAGGGATATCGAAACGTGCCTGAACTCTCATCGGGAGAAGCTCTACCACATCGGATTTCGTGGCGCTGTCTCCCGCTCCACCCTTGCCGACGCCAACGAGCGCCGGGATTGGCGCATTTTTCAGGATTTCGGCCAAGTCCTGATCGGCATGGCACAGCAGCTGTACCGGGATGAGCCCTTGGCCATCGAGTTGAAGCAGCCACTGTTCGCCTTTGACTCGACGACCATTGACCTCTGCCTCACCCTGTTTCCGTGGGCCGAGTTTCGCACGACCAAGGCAGCGGTCAAGATGCACACGCTCATTGACTTGCGCGGCATCATCCCCACGTTTGTGGCCGTGACAACCGGCAAAGTACATGACGTCAAGATGCTTGACGAAATGCCCGTCACCGAAGAGGCCATCTACACGATGGACCGCGGCTACGTAGATTTTGCCCGGCTCTATGCCATTCACCGACAGGGCGCCTTCTTCGTGGTGCGGGCCAAGGACAACCTACGCTACCAGCGGTTGTACTCTTTGCCCAAGGACAAGGAGGCCGGCGTCCGAGCCGACCAAGTGATTGCCTTGGTCACCCAGAAATCGAAAAAGGGTTACCCGGAGAGATTGCGCCGGGTCAGTTATGTTGATAAAGAGCGAAACAAGCGGCTTGTATTCCTCACCAACCACTTTGAAATTGGAGCCACAACGGTTGCAGACATCTATAAACAGCGCTGGCAAGTGGAGCTATTCTTCAAGTGGATCAAACAGCATCTACGAATAAAAGCGTTCTACGGGACTTCTATCAATGCGGTCAAGAGCCAGATATGGGTAGCTCTTTGCATATATCTACTTGTGGCGATCGCTAAAAGGCAGCTTAGCATCAAATGTACTCTCTACACTTTTTTGCAGATCCTGGAGGTCAATCTGTTCGAGAAAAAGCCCATTTCATCGTTGGTTGCGGAAGCGCTCAAGCAGATTCCAGACACCCAAGATTATAACCAGCTGAATTTATTCGGCTATTAA
- a CDS encoding YlcI/YnfO family protein has translation MKTASLPSLRVDPELRQDAESVLHQGETLSSFMEQALRASIQSRKSRQEFIARGLASRDEARKTGEYFAADEVLSEMEALLVKSDSRTRR, from the coding sequence ATGAAGACAGCATCCCTGCCATCACTTCGGGTTGACCCCGAATTACGCCAGGACGCCGAAAGCGTTTTGCATCAGGGGGAAACCTTGTCCAGCTTTATGGAGCAAGCTCTGCGCGCAAGCATCCAATCGAGGAAGTCCCGGCAGGAGTTTATCGCTCGAGGATTGGCGTCTCGCGATGAAGCTCGCAAGACAGGTGAATATTTCGCCGCGGATGAGGTCTTGAGTGAAATGGAGGCGCTGCTGGTCAAGTCAGACAGCAGGACGCGCCGGTGA
- a CDS encoding sigma-54-dependent transcriptional regulator produces the protein MSKVLYPALPVLLVDDEPAWLRSMTISLARHAGINNVVALSDPREVAPFLEEHRVALALIDYTMPHVSGEELLELFGRNYPEVPVIILTGRDQAETAVRCMKLGAFDYYVKTVEDERLLAGIQRALRLGELQQENLRLQEGYMTGELASPEAFSGLITRSDRLLKICKYVEAIAASRQPVLVTGESGTGKELIARILHKLGSPQGPWVAVDVAGLDDDMFADTLFGHVKGAFTGAEQPRKGLVEEAAGGVLFLDEIGSLSQSSQLKLLRLIQDGEYRPVGGDRTRRSEMRIVAATNQDLGRLQETGGLRRDLYYRLRTHHVHLPALRQRPEDIPVLLDFFLGEAAREFHKNKPTPPPELDILLSTYHFPGNVRELRAMVYDAVSTHRTRKLSMDAFKRAMGREEGRELSGMVEAGVEAAQGERVVAFPQELPSIRELTSQLIAEASRRSGGNQSIMAGMLGISRPALNKRLKKLDDEDEF, from the coding sequence ATGAGCAAAGTCCTCTATCCCGCCCTGCCGGTGCTGCTGGTGGACGACGAACCAGCCTGGCTGCGCAGCATGACGATCAGTCTGGCGCGGCACGCCGGAATCAATAATGTCGTCGCCCTCAGCGACCCGCGGGAGGTGGCTCCCTTCCTTGAGGAGCACCGGGTCGCCCTGGCCCTGATCGATTACACCATGCCCCATGTTTCGGGGGAGGAGCTGCTGGAGCTCTTCGGCCGCAATTACCCGGAGGTTCCGGTCATCATTCTGACCGGTCGGGATCAGGCCGAAACGGCGGTCCGCTGCATGAAGCTGGGAGCCTTCGACTATTATGTCAAGACCGTCGAGGATGAGCGCCTTCTGGCCGGCATCCAGCGGGCTCTGCGCCTCGGCGAACTGCAGCAGGAAAACCTCCGCCTGCAGGAAGGGTACATGACGGGGGAGTTGGCCAGCCCCGAGGCTTTTTCCGGGTTGATCACCCGCTCCGATCGTCTTCTGAAAATCTGCAAATACGTCGAAGCGATCGCCGCCAGCCGCCAGCCGGTCCTCGTCACCGGCGAGAGCGGGACCGGGAAGGAGCTGATCGCCCGTATCCTGCACAAGCTCGGCTCGCCGCAGGGTCCCTGGGTGGCGGTGGATGTCGCCGGGCTCGACGACGACATGTTCGCCGATACCCTCTTCGGCCATGTCAAGGGAGCCTTCACCGGCGCCGAGCAGCCCCGCAAGGGACTGGTGGAAGAGGCCGCCGGGGGGGTGTTGTTTCTCGACGAAATCGGGTCTCTCAGCCAGTCCTCCCAGCTCAAACTCTTGCGACTGATCCAGGATGGAGAGTATCGTCCGGTGGGAGGGGACCGCACCCGCCGCAGCGAGATGCGCATTGTGGCGGCGACCAACCAGGACCTTGGGCGCCTGCAGGAGACCGGGGGCCTCCGTCGCGACCTCTACTACCGCCTGCGGACCCACCATGTCCACCTCCCGGCTCTGCGGCAGCGCCCTGAGGATATCCCTGTGCTCCTCGATTTTTTTCTCGGCGAGGCGGCAAGGGAGTTTCACAAGAACAAACCGACCCCTCCTCCGGAGCTCGATATCTTACTCTCCACCTATCATTTCCCCGGCAACGTCCGGGAGTTGCGGGCCATGGTTTACGACGCCGTCAGCACCCATCGGACCCGCAAGCTGTCCATGGACGCCTTCAAACGGGCCATGGGGCGGGAGGAAGGGCGTGAGCTCTCCGGAATGGTCGAGGCCGGTGTCGAAGCCGCCCAGGGTGAAAGGGTGGTGGCATTCCCGCAGGAACTTCCCAGCATCCGCGAACTGACGAGCCAGTTGATCGCCGAGGCCTCCCGGCGTTCCGGCGGCAATCAGTCGATCATGGCCGGCATGCTCGGCATCTCCCGCCCCGCTCTGAACAAGCGCCTCAAAAAGCTCGACGACGAGGACGAATTCTGA
- a CDS encoding CxxxxCH/CxxCH domain c-type cytochrome, with product MFNTNSFAGDYALDTIRVYGNARATETTVIPWTNDPISASGVLTDGNTYNLYARGLDTECGVAYYGDSVAQSVSPGTSQLFTWSACTETATLTLNPITDPITGNVSVTASGSATGIQVGIVPAPTNASGWIYTPAQDDNTTTVSFYATGTGTCGPLTDSQLNVSTNTMVAPTVTAFSIPATVIDTAAPLEIPVNTFTASDNVGVTGYMITESATAPTAGDAGWSGAAPAVYTVGSYNTYTLYAWAKDAAGNVSLSATASTTVSNCVEAGTVSVSISPDPDPADITGATSVAAILANGASNGMVRWRNNGGLWTTWAPSGATFTPISSRFGTIDFEAMADGSCGASSPVYSTILPRTYDTRVDALEPLTYTAAQNGLTGIRVHMGYHNDKNSTGTFLVEYKLASEPTTWTTPPNMPTADGGAGDTDGTRDEEVFVDLSGLTSSETYDIRMTFADATDGLIGAAVYNVQVTLVSWADNPLLHNSNRFVGTTKHTGNWGKPGDYAGAILCSTCHGKNTGNVKRVKATISFPDGSVMPGGGVSSAVSLLTVEDGSSDFGDDSTAPRASSNRVCEVCHTYDASQTVGVKQHAADQSVAAGHYDNSDCIKCHQHGNGFKADCTSCHGNPPLVASDLTATLDLTNTTGSATAGKHDYHVVTKGYTCNTCHTGWETSGEMPKGGNLNLGFNITLGTTTDSTGAYDGRSTGGGYNAAVGTSVTAGNGLSCSAIYCHGTATPAWTDAGTAACGSCHGDTNGMPSAVAGDGDLSGANSGSQVGKHPEHVVSAGLACTTCHKDLGFGTPDHVNGTVDIWFDTAVAGASATYNNATNTCSNLSCHISKVWDTATPASCDMCHGYPPLTDGSASDLHVAGATPVDHSGVNMTTKHDECNLCHGYSQANGATDNTGNGGDLYQVSYHRDGNIEMNGISAPDNAQSAQYDQATFGCAKACHANDAAHQLSNSALTVVTHEYGSGSCTGCHDGTGTGATLVNDNSAHALASTGLQCEECHGSHGGGTIEIPNNPAVGINYTANGETGIALGVAGTAPGATEAEICWNCHGATYSEFGVNNKANTGSMAYNYGTLNQSNWVGATWTSGTTKFGYKTGPIQSTHSVNPAATGPGMDAVGAIRCSYCHDVHNLNLATGDTLSGAPYLRGTWLGNPYREDGAPQSGDTWTGQNLYGAVPRGGTTYTGLGGYQIDQNNGNPTTGWTANTSAGLCELCHGNGDGNFTAAEIDSLNQFGTASTDWVGTNGHSAAVLGGGDSVAANIFSVADRNSTAPTFSTNNGTSAGNPAMGNQQNLDYNGEVYSFRSSTQEPDGWNLNPRITNRRAHAAYNWGHYCPVNSRINSAGYNLGCLESA from the coding sequence GTGTTTAATACAAACAGCTTTGCCGGCGACTATGCCCTGGATACCATCCGCGTTTATGGAAACGCCCGCGCGACCGAGACGACCGTTATCCCCTGGACCAACGATCCGATTTCCGCCTCTGGCGTGCTGACCGACGGCAACACCTATAATCTCTACGCTCGCGGCCTCGATACCGAGTGCGGCGTCGCCTACTACGGCGACAGCGTCGCCCAGAGCGTTTCGCCTGGAACCTCGCAGCTCTTCACCTGGAGCGCCTGCACCGAAACCGCCACCCTGACCCTGAATCCGATCACCGATCCGATCACCGGCAACGTCTCGGTTACGGCCTCTGGAAGTGCGACGGGCATCCAGGTCGGTATTGTCCCGGCACCGACCAACGCCAGCGGCTGGATCTACACCCCGGCCCAGGATGACAACACCACCACCGTCAGCTTCTACGCCACCGGCACCGGTACCTGCGGCCCCCTCACCGATTCACAGCTCAATGTCAGCACCAACACCATGGTCGCGCCGACTGTTACGGCCTTCTCGATTCCGGCGACGGTCATCGATACCGCGGCGCCGCTGGAGATTCCGGTTAACACCTTCACGGCATCGGACAACGTCGGCGTGACCGGCTACATGATCACCGAAAGCGCCACGGCCCCCACCGCCGGCGACGCAGGTTGGAGCGGCGCCGCTCCGGCCGTCTACACCGTCGGAAGCTACAACACCTACACCCTTTACGCCTGGGCCAAGGACGCGGCGGGGAACGTATCGCTTTCCGCCACGGCGAGCACCACCGTGTCGAACTGTGTTGAAGCAGGTACGGTCAGCGTCTCCATCAGTCCCGATCCCGATCCGGCCGACATTACCGGTGCAACTTCGGTTGCCGCGATCCTGGCCAACGGAGCGAGCAACGGCATGGTGCGCTGGCGGAATAATGGTGGCCTGTGGACCACCTGGGCACCCTCCGGCGCAACCTTTACCCCCATTTCCTCGCGTTTTGGCACCATTGATTTCGAAGCCATGGCCGACGGCTCCTGTGGGGCCAGCAGCCCGGTTTATTCGACAATCCTGCCCCGTACTTATGATACCCGCGTTGATGCGCTGGAGCCGCTCACCTATACCGCTGCTCAGAACGGCTTGACCGGTATTCGTGTCCATATGGGCTACCACAACGACAAGAACAGCACCGGGACCTTCCTGGTGGAGTACAAGCTCGCCTCCGAGCCGACCACCTGGACGACCCCGCCCAACATGCCGACCGCCGATGGCGGCGCCGGCGATACCGACGGCACCAGGGATGAAGAGGTCTTCGTCGATTTGTCCGGCCTGACCAGCAGTGAAACCTACGACATCCGTATGACCTTTGCCGATGCAACCGACGGTCTGATCGGTGCGGCTGTCTATAATGTTCAGGTCACACTGGTCTCCTGGGCCGACAACCCGCTGCTGCACAACAGCAACCGCTTTGTCGGCACCACCAAGCACACCGGCAACTGGGGCAAACCCGGCGATTATGCCGGCGCCATTCTGTGCAGCACCTGCCACGGAAAAAATACCGGTAACGTCAAACGCGTCAAGGCGACCATCAGCTTCCCCGACGGCTCGGTCATGCCGGGCGGCGGCGTCAGCTCGGCGGTCAGCCTTCTGACCGTGGAAGACGGCAGCAGCGACTTCGGTGACGACAGCACGGCGCCGCGCGCCAGTTCCAACCGTGTCTGCGAAGTCTGTCACACCTACGACGCTTCTCAAACCGTCGGCGTCAAGCAACATGCCGCTGACCAGTCCGTTGCTGCCGGTCACTACGACAATAGCGACTGTATCAAATGTCACCAGCACGGCAACGGCTTCAAGGCCGACTGTACCAGCTGCCACGGCAATCCGCCGCTGGTTGCAAGTGACCTGACCGCCACGCTCGATCTGACCAACACGACCGGCAGCGCCACCGCCGGCAAGCACGACTATCACGTCGTGACCAAGGGCTACACCTGCAACACCTGCCACACCGGCTGGGAGACTAGCGGTGAAATGCCCAAGGGGGGCAACCTCAACCTCGGCTTCAACATTACCCTCGGCACCACCACCGACAGCACCGGGGCTTACGACGGCCGCAGCACAGGCGGTGGCTACAACGCAGCAGTAGGCACCAGCGTCACCGCCGGCAACGGCCTGAGCTGTTCGGCCATCTACTGTCACGGCACCGCCACTCCGGCCTGGACCGACGCCGGCACCGCCGCCTGCGGCAGCTGCCACGGCGACACCAACGGCATGCCTTCTGCCGTAGCTGGTGATGGCGACCTCTCGGGCGCAAACAGCGGCAGCCAGGTCGGCAAGCACCCCGAGCATGTGGTCAGCGCCGGTCTGGCCTGCACCACCTGCCATAAAGATCTGGGTTTCGGCACGCCGGACCACGTCAACGGCACGGTCGACATCTGGTTCGATACCGCCGTGGCCGGCGCCAGCGCCACCTACAACAACGCGACCAACACCTGCAGCAACCTCAGTTGTCACATCAGCAAGGTCTGGGATACCGCCACACCGGCCTCCTGTGACATGTGTCACGGCTACCCGCCGCTGACCGATGGCAGCGCCAGCGATCTGCACGTCGCCGGGGCGACCCCGGTGGACCACAGTGGTGTCAATATGACCACCAAGCATGATGAATGTAACCTCTGTCACGGCTACAGCCAGGCCAACGGCGCCACCGACAACACCGGCAATGGCGGCGACCTGTACCAGGTCAGCTACCATCGTGACGGCAATATCGAGATGAACGGCATCTCGGCACCGGATAACGCCCAGAGCGCCCAATATGACCAGGCTACCTTCGGCTGTGCCAAGGCCTGTCATGCCAATGACGCCGCCCACCAGCTCTCCAATTCGGCGCTGACCGTGGTCACCCACGAGTACGGCAGCGGCTCCTGTACCGGTTGCCATGATGGCACCGGCACCGGCGCCACCCTGGTCAACGACAACAGCGCCCATGCCCTGGCATCCACCGGCCTGCAGTGCGAAGAATGTCACGGCAGCCATGGCGGCGGCACCATCGAGATCCCCAACAACCCGGCGGTCGGCATCAACTACACCGCCAACGGTGAAACCGGCATCGCCCTGGGGGTCGCCGGTACCGCCCCGGGCGCCACCGAAGCCGAAATCTGCTGGAACTGCCATGGCGCAACCTACAGTGAATTTGGTGTGAACAACAAAGCCAACACCGGCAGCATGGCTTACAACTACGGCACGTTGAACCAATCGAACTGGGTCGGGGCCACCTGGACCAGCGGTACGACCAAATTCGGCTACAAGACAGGTCCCATTCAGTCGACCCACTCGGTCAATCCGGCTGCGACGGGTCCGGGTATGGATGCCGTTGGAGCCATTCGCTGTTCCTACTGCCACGATGTCCACAATCTGAATCTGGCCACCGGCGACACCCTGAGCGGTGCGCCCTACCTGCGCGGCACCTGGCTGGGCAACCCCTACCGCGAGGACGGGGCGCCGCAGAGCGGGGACACCTGGACTGGGCAAAATCTTTATGGCGCCGTGCCACGTGGCGGCACCACCTATACTGGGCTGGGAGGGTATCAGATCGATCAGAACAACGGCAATCCGACCACCGGCTGGACCGCCAACACCTCGGCCGGCTTGTGCGAGCTCTGTCACGGCAACGGTGACGGCAACTTCACCGCCGCCGAAATCGACAGCCTCAACCAGTTCGGCACCGCCAGCACCGACTGGGTTGGCACCAACGGACACTCGGCCGCGGTCCTCGGCGGTGGTGATTCCGTCGCGGCGAATATCTTCTCCGTGGCCGACCGTAACAGTACGGCCCCGACTTTCAGCACGAACAATGGTACCAGCGCCGGAAATCCGGCCATGGGCAACCAGCAGAACCTGGATTATAACGGTGAAGTTTACAGCTTCCGCAGTAGTACGCAGGAGCCGGATGGCTGGAACCTCAACCCGAGAATTACCAACCGACGTGCCCATGCAGCGTATAATTGGGGACACTACTGTCCGGTTAATAGCCGAATAAATTCAGCTGGTTATAATCTTGGGTGTCTGGAATCTGCTTGA
- a CDS encoding type II toxin-antitoxin system RelE/ParE family toxin, which translates to MTNKAVPPRDWKKTLSGNLGRLWRYRVGNCRIICEIQGTSLCVLVVRIGNRREVYK; encoded by the coding sequence ATTACGAATAAGGCTGTCCCCCCGAGGGACTGGAAAAAAACACTGTCCGGCAATCTGGGAAGACTCTGGCGTTACCGTGTTGGTAACTGCCGGATCATCTGCGAGATACAAGGCACCAGTTTATGCGTCCTCGTAGTTAGGATCGGCAATCGCCGCGAGGTCTACAAATAA
- a CDS encoding MarR family winged helix-turn-helix transcriptional regulator: protein MNQISLLLKILDLVRSKVHRELPLQQLVLFLTVVENPGITMPELVERLDMPQGTVSRNVKALSHYVVWQDGVAVPHGRNLLRTRPDEGNRHILAVYPTGRGEALSQEIARGLQAGDKTGEARECGRPAIDEGQWRNRYWLNQAVREF from the coding sequence GTGAATCAAATCAGCCTTTTGCTAAAAATACTCGATCTTGTACGGAGCAAGGTTCATCGCGAGCTCCCCCTGCAGCAACTGGTGCTGTTTCTGACCGTTGTCGAAAATCCCGGAATCACCATGCCCGAACTGGTTGAAAGGCTCGACATGCCCCAGGGGACGGTGAGTCGCAACGTCAAGGCTCTCTCCCATTATGTCGTCTGGCAGGACGGCGTTGCCGTCCCCCACGGCCGCAACCTGTTGCGCACCCGCCCGGATGAAGGGAACCGCCACATCCTGGCGGTCTATCCCACTGGACGGGGCGAAGCCCTCTCCCAGGAAATCGCCCGGGGCCTCCAGGCCGGGGATAAAACCGGTGAAGCCAGGGAGTGCGGCCGGCCGGCCATCGACGAGGGACAGTGGCGCAACCGCTATTGGCTGAATCAGGCGGTGCGCGAGTTTTAA
- a CDS encoding type II toxin-antitoxin system RelE/ParE family toxin — MSYRVRYTKAAKEDLLRLYGFLVIKDQEAARRALATIKKGMDLLQDFPFTCRKVSPENPFLRVMVLSFGAGGYVALFEIEDERTVTILAVRHQREEDYE, encoded by the coding sequence GTGAGTTATCGTGTTCGTTACACAAAGGCCGCAAAAGAGGACCTCCTGCGGCTGTACGGCTTTCTGGTAATAAAAGACCAGGAAGCGGCTCGACGGGCGCTGGCGACGATCAAGAAAGGGATGGATCTCCTGCAGGACTTCCCCTTCACCTGTCGCAAGGTGTCCCCTGAAAACCCGTTTCTTCGCGTAATGGTCCTCTCTTTCGGTGCCGGCGGCTATGTCGCACTCTTTGAGATCGAAGACGAGCGGACGGTGACCATTTTAGCGGTACGGCACCAACGAGAAGAGGATTACGAATAA
- a CDS encoding PAS domain S-box protein, with protein sequence MASALKNPSSSRNIPLDYRRRHLLWVGLAVLSLNLIALLLSEVFILSSFRDLEEERIREHADRAVNTLAREGEFLRRMVVDEAFWDKAYAFAADPGSNDMTGDMTAETLEEGRLSAIIMTDAEGRILFSCGYDLDAGSESSVAPVLLENLFPIQKRLTEGEIGSVQVGLLFARPYPFQVAAAPILKSDGTGPGRGMLLYARELNPGRIDKLGELIQLDLGIDSEKNLQTADSGVAVRRQGGTISAHVNLPDLLGRPGGALDVTIDRLIYSRGRASVRYFLCWTLGSSLLFALLAIWLLNRVSRLDARRAERDRLVRNLLERSGEAIFLIGMTDGRVLEANPRGRELFPLKEKAPRAENVFRTPEGNPFWEELSGQVREGLGNFSAELQNRSGQALWCEGSATQVSGEEDHYLLLQIRDVSTQKAAEDALKASAERYRQLFENSPLPMWVVDMENLRYLDVNQTALETYGYSREEFLAMPVLNPRPAGDGTRFPEVVSREKGGEDSVGPWPHRCKDGRILDMEIVRKEIPFADRSALLVMAEDMTEKESLRREADQVSRLAALGELAAGVAHEINNPNGMILRNLDFIGDILSDALPLLEKEGEAGLQLGGLDFSQVRTEVPQLIDDMQQGAGHIRDIVRDMKDFVRLDDPSDDGPLDLNEAVATAVRLLDGPIRKATDAFELQLGDDLPPGVGSSRQIGQVVLNLVMNACQSLPDRSRGILVRTRFDPAKKRILAEVIDQGRGVAKEDLERLTDPFFTTRREQGGTGLGLSVSARIVKQHRGTLSFQTEPGKGTQVTLALPVA encoded by the coding sequence ATGGCAAGCGCCCTGAAAAATCCCTCCTCATCCAGAAACATTCCCCTCGATTACCGACGCCGTCATCTCCTCTGGGTCGGCCTGGCGGTGCTCTCCCTCAACCTGATTGCTCTGTTGCTCTCCGAGGTCTTCATCCTCTCCAGTTTCCGGGATCTGGAGGAGGAGCGAATCCGCGAGCATGCCGACCGTGCCGTCAACACTCTCGCCCGAGAAGGGGAATTCCTCCGCCGGATGGTGGTCGACGAGGCATTCTGGGATAAGGCGTATGCCTTTGCCGCGGATCCCGGCAGCAACGATATGACCGGGGATATGACCGCTGAGACCCTGGAGGAAGGTCGACTCTCGGCCATCATCATGACCGATGCGGAGGGGCGGATATTATTCAGCTGCGGGTATGACCTCGATGCCGGCAGCGAGTCTTCCGTTGCTCCCGTCCTGCTGGAGAACCTGTTCCCGATTCAAAAACGTCTGACGGAAGGAGAGATCGGGTCGGTTCAGGTCGGTCTCCTCTTTGCCAGGCCCTATCCCTTCCAGGTGGCTGCCGCGCCGATTCTGAAAAGTGACGGCACGGGCCCCGGTCGGGGGATGCTGCTCTATGCAAGGGAACTGAATCCCGGCAGAATCGATAAGTTGGGTGAACTCATCCAGCTGGATCTGGGGATCGACAGCGAAAAAAATCTGCAAACGGCCGATTCGGGAGTTGCCGTCCGGCGTCAGGGCGGGACCATCTCCGCTCATGTCAATCTTCCCGACCTGCTGGGCCGTCCGGGAGGGGCCCTCGATGTGACGATCGACCGGCTCATTTACTCCCGCGGTCGGGCCAGCGTCAGGTATTTTCTCTGCTGGACTCTCGGTTCCAGCCTTCTTTTTGCCCTTCTCGCTATTTGGCTGCTTAACCGCGTCAGTCGTCTGGATGCCCGGCGCGCCGAGCGGGATCGCCTGGTCCGGAACCTGTTGGAGCGCTCCGGCGAAGCCATCTTCCTCATTGGCATGACCGATGGTCGGGTGCTGGAGGCCAATCCCCGGGGTCGGGAACTTTTTCCCCTGAAGGAGAAGGCGCCCAGGGCGGAGAACGTTTTCCGAACCCCCGAAGGGAACCCTTTCTGGGAGGAGCTCTCCGGTCAGGTCAGGGAAGGCCTGGGCAATTTTTCGGCGGAACTGCAAAACCGTTCGGGGCAGGCGCTGTGGTGCGAGGGGAGCGCGACTCAGGTCAGCGGCGAGGAGGATCACTATCTCCTGCTGCAGATTCGCGATGTTTCCACCCAGAAAGCCGCCGAGGACGCCTTGAAGGCCTCGGCGGAGCGCTACCGCCAGTTGTTTGAGAACTCGCCCCTGCCGATGTGGGTCGTTGACATGGAGAATTTGAGATATCTCGATGTGAATCAGACCGCCCTCGAGACCTACGGCTATTCCCGGGAAGAGTTCCTCGCCATGCCGGTCTTGAATCCCCGCCCGGCCGGGGACGGGACGCGTTTTCCGGAGGTCGTTTCCCGGGAAAAGGGGGGAGAAGATTCCGTCGGTCCCTGGCCGCACCGCTGCAAGGATGGGCGCATTCTCGATATGGAGATCGTCCGCAAGGAGATCCCTTTTGCCGACCGATCCGCTCTTCTGGTGATGGCCGAAGACATGACCGAGAAGGAAAGCCTTCGCCGCGAAGCCGACCAGGTTTCACGGCTGGCCGCCCTCGGCGAGCTGGCCGCAGGGGTCGCCCACGAGATCAACAACCCCAACGGCATGATCCTGCGCAATCTTGATTTTATCGGCGATATCCTCTCGGACGCCCTCCCCCTGCTGGAGAAGGAAGGAGAGGCCGGATTGCAGTTGGGGGGACTCGACTTCTCCCAGGTTCGCACCGAGGTTCCGCAGCTGATCGACGACATGCAGCAGGGCGCCGGCCATATTCGCGATATCGTTCGCGACATGAAGGATTTTGTCCGTCTCGACGATCCCTCCGACGACGGTCCTCTCGATCTCAACGAAGCGGTGGCGACCGCGGTTCGTCTCCTCGATGGGCCGATCCGCAAGGCCACCGATGCCTTCGAACTGCAACTCGGCGACGATCTGCCGCCGGGAGTGGGGAGCAGCCGCCAGATCGGGCAGGTCGTTCTCAATCTGGTGATGAACGCCTGCCAGTCCCTGCCGGATCGCAGCCGGGGAATCCTTGTCCGCACCCGTTTCGACCCGGCCAAAAAGCGCATCCTTGCCGAAGTCATCGATCAGGGGAGGGGGGTCGCCAAAGAGGATCTGGAGCGGCTGACCGATCCGTTTTTCACCACCCGCCGTGAACAGGGGGGAACGGGGCTGGGACTGTCGGTTTCCGCCCGCATCGTCAAGCAGCATCGCGGTACGCTGAGTTTTCAGACCGAACCGGGGAAGGGAACGCAGGTCACCCTGGCCCTCCCCGTCGCTTAG